The Methylococcus sp. Mc7 genomic sequence ATCAGAGCTGGGCTTTCGGGTGGTCTACCGGGTATCATGGCAGCCATGAATGCCGCCGCTCTCGCCGAAGAAAATCGTACGCTGAAGGCCACCCTGGCCCAGCGCGAGGCGCGCATCGAACGGCTGGAATTCGACCTGGCACAGCTGAAGAAGCTGCTGTTCGGCGCTCGCTCCGAGAAGCTCAAAACGCTCCCCGACAGTGAACAACTGCCGCTGTCGGCGGAAGTGCCCGAGGACGCCCCCGTCGCCAGTCCGGTGGAGTTCAAGACGGTGGTGCAATCGCCGGTCAAGAATCCGCCCAAACGCACCGCGCTGCCGGAGCATCTGCCGCGCGAGATCGTGGTGTTGCCGCTGTCGGCGGAAGATCGCCGGTGTCCTGAATGCGGCGAAGAGCGGCCGGTGATCGGCTACGAAAGTTCCGAGCGGCTGGACTACCTACCGGCCACCCTCAAGGTGGTCGAGACCCGCCGGGAAAAATGCGCCTGTTCCAAGTGCCAGGGGCAGCTGACCACGGTGCCGGCGAAGCCTGAGATTATCGAAGGGGGCATCCCGCTGCCGGGTCTTCTGGCGCATCTGCTGATGGCCAAATACGGCTATCACCTGCCCCTCTACCGCATCGAGCAAATTTTTGCCCACCAGGGTGTGCCCATTGCCCGCACCACGTTGTGCGACTGGGTCATCCAGAGCGGCTGGCAACTGAAACCCTTGGCTGAGCGGATGCTGGCGTTGCTCAAGCAGCAGCCGGTGATCTTCTCGGACGACACCACTGTGGCCGTGCAGGACCGCGGCAAGACGCGGGAGACGCGGTTTTGGGTCTACGCCGGCCACTCCCCGCCGATCGTCGTCTACGATCACACCGAAACCCGGGCGGGCAAACATCCCAAGGCCAAACTGGAAGGCTACCGCGGCTACCTGCAGGCGGACGCCTATGCCGGTTACGACCAGATCTTCGCCGCAGGCAAGGTCCTGGAAGTGGCCTGCTGGGCGCATGCGCGCCGCAAGTTCTTCGACATCGCCCGCCAAGCGGAGGCTGGCAAGCGCATCAGCGCCCACGAGGCCTTGGAATTCATCGGCCGGCTCTATGCCATCGAACGGGAAGCCAAGGAACAGCAACTCGACGCCGAAGGCATCCGCAAGCTGCGGCAGCAACAGGCGCGGCCGATCCTGGCCGAGTTCAAGGCCTGGCTCGAAGACCGGCTGCGCCAGTTAGCGCCCAAGACGCCCACGGCCCAAGCCATCGGCTATGCCCTCAAGAACTGGCCGGCGCTGGAGCGCTACACCGAAGACGGCCGCCTGGAAATCGACAACAACCGGAGCGAACGGGCCATCCGCCCCCTCACCATCGGCCGCAAGAATTGGCTGTTTCTCGGCTCGCCCAAGGGCGGCCAGGTCGCCGCCACGGTGTTCAGCCTGATCCAGACCTGCAAGGAGCTGGGCATCAATCCGGAGGCCTATCTGAAGGATGTCCTCACCCGCCTGCCTTCCACCAAGCAGAAGGACATCGACAGCCTGCTACCTCACAATTGCAAGCTGCCCGGGGCGTAACGAGCCGCCACCTAACCGTTCGCCACTGAGACCACAAGACCGGGCACCGCCGAACGCTTACAAACACAGCGGGTTGGCGTTACGATGCGTTGGCGGCTCACCGGCTGAGTCGGGAACGACGGAGACGCGGAGTCCGCAAGCTGGCGCCGGGCCGGCCGTTGTGGGAGCAGGTGATGGACGGGCTGTACCGGGGCTGGTCGCCGGAGCAAATTGCTGGGAGGATGCGCAAGATGCATTCTGAGGAGCCCGCGCAGCGGGTCAGTCATGAAACGATCTATGCGGCGCTATATGCGTTGCCGCGGGGCGAATTGCGCAAAGCGCTGCTTGGGCAGTTGCGGCAAGGCCAGGCCGGGCGCCGGCCCCGAGGCCGGGGCAAGGACCGGCGGGGCGGCCTGGTCGACATGACCTCCCTCCACGAACGGCCGGCTGAGGCGGAGGGGCGGCAGGTGCCGGGGCATTGGGAAGGCGATCTGATCAAAGGGGCGAGTAACCGCAGCGCGGTGGGCACGCTGGTGGAACGCAAAAGCCGGTATGTGGTGCTGGCACGGATGCGCGACACCGGGGCTGAAGCGGCGCTGGAAGCCTTCACGCGGCACTTCCGGCGCGTGCCGGCCTGCGTTCGCAAGACCTTGACCTACGATCAGGGCAAGGAAATGGCGCGGCATAAGGATTTGGCCCGCCGACTGCGCATCCGCGTGTACTTCGCCGACCCGCACAGCCCCTGGCAACGGCCCAGCAACGAAAACGCCAACGGCCTGATTCGCGAGTACCTGCCCAAGGGCATGGACCTCTCAGGCGTCAGCCAGGCCGAACTCAACCGCATCGCCAGACTCCTCAATGACCGCCCCAGAAGATGCCTGGATTTCGAAACCCCCGCCGAAGTCTTTCAGCGGGATATCCTCAACTCAAAATGCTCTGTTGCACTTCAAATTTGAAACCGCCTGGTCAAAAACTAATGGATAAGCGGAGGGTGGTAGGGTGCGCTGAACGAAGGGAAGCGCACCGTTTATTCCGCCGCTAAGCAGCTCAACTCTTTCAATCGCTTGCGTGTATTGCGCAGCTCGTCCGACCGGTTTGCCGCGCATTGCGATCATCTACTCCGGGCGATGTTCCTTCAGCCAGTCCGCCAGTGCTGCGTCGATTCGGGTTTGCCAGCCAGGGCCGGTTGCTTTGAAGCGGTCTACGACGTCGCGCGATAACCGGATCGTGATGCGCTCCTTTGGGGCCTCTGCGGGGCGCCTTCCTCTGCGCACGAGCGGCTTAACCGCCTCCCATTCTTCATCGGTCAGCGGCGCGGCGTCAGGGTCGGACAGGGCCGCCGCCGTGATGGCGGCGTCTTCTTCCGGCGTGTTGAGCAGGACTTTCCTGCCGTTACGTAGCGTCAGAAACTTTTGCATAGCGCATCTTCTCCCGGTTGTTGGCCTTGCGCAGACTGATGATGCGTCTCTCGTCGACGCGATCCACGAAGGCCACGAAAAACAAACGTGTTTCCAGCAGCGCCAGCGCACACTGACGCGGTTCACCGTTTACGAAATCTACGGACGCTTCAAGGCTAGGACCAGCCCGTCGGCGACCGGGAGCAGGCTTATGTCGACTCGCGGGTCGGTGTGGAGTTTCTTGCTCAGCGCCCGGATTGCCACGGTGCCTGAACCTCTGATCTTCCGGGCCGGACGATCCGGCGCCGGCCTGAGCAGCGCATCGTTCGGGAGCATCGATCAGGCAAATTCGGCTTCGAGCCGGAGTTTCTGCGCGCTGACCCTGACTTCCTTCATGCGCCCGTGGCCCGGAAGGACCTTGGATTCGACGGTGACTATGCCGGCCTTTTCCAATACGTCGGTATCCCGCTTCACGGCGCTGCGGTCCCTGTGCAAGCGTTTGGCTAGGGCATTGATCGAGCCGGGCTGTTCTTTGATGGCTTTCAGCAGTGCCAGTCTCGCGGTCGAAAGCAGCTTGAGGACATCCGCGGGGTCTTCGAAGCTGATGACATATTCTTCCGGTAAAGCCTCCGCATTGTCCGCGAACCTTGCCAGTGTCCGTCCGCGCTTGAAAAAATCGTCTTCGGTTGCCGTTTTGATCGTCAGCGTTTTCATCGTGATGGTCTCAGTGTCAGCCAGTCTTGCTCAAATCGCTCTTCAATATCCTCGAAGCTCACAAAATTGATCGGCTCGATCTCACCGTAATAGTGGCGGTGATGGTAGCCGTGCTGGTTGTCATAGCCTACCACCCGGCCGTTGTCGCCTGGATGCAGATGGTGATTGATATAGGCCAGGTTGTAGCGTGTAACCCTGCCGCCGCCATCGATCCATACTTCCCGCCTGAGCTGGCCATTGCCGCGGCGATCGGCAATTTTGTGCACTTCATCAACGATCTTATTTTCAGGCATGATTGAATATATCATGCCTGGCATTTGGCCGTCCCGCCGGCGTGCCGTTCGTCAGTGCCGTAGGGTGCGCTGAACGGAGGGAGGCGCGCCGCACCGCTTATTCCGCCGCCAAGCCCCTCAACTCTTTCAATCGCTTGCGTGCGTTGCGCAGCTCGTCCGGCCGATTTGCCGCGCATAGCGATCATCTACTCCGGGCGATGTTCCTTCAACCATTCCGCCAGTGCGGCGTCGGTCCGGGTTTGCCAGCCAGGGCCGGTTGTTTTGAACCGGTCTACGACGTCGCGCGATAGCCGGATCGTGATGCGCTCCTTTGGGGCCGCTGCGGGCGGCTTTCCTCTGCGCACGGGCGGTTTAACCGCCTCCCATTCTTCATCGGTCAGCGGTGCGGCGTCAGGATCGGACAGGGCCGCCGCCGTTCGCCTGAATCCCGCCGGGGTCTGGCTCCGTTTTTACCCCTGCCGTTCGCTCGCGAAGCGCTGTTCGGCTTCTTGAAGCAGGTCGCCGATTCCCCTGAACGCCCAGGCCCGCTCTTGATTCCCTCGTCCCAGAGGAAGCGCAGCTCCTCTATCTGCTGTTGCTGCAAAGCGTGCTTCGACGTCGGGACAGGCCCTGGTTTCGATGTCGGCATCTGATGCGGCTCAAATGTCTTGCCTTTTGAGGTCACGGTAGAAATTTTCGTGCGGACCGAAGGTAAGCAACCTGACGGTGTCCGGTTCAAGGATTCGGTAGGCCAGTAGACACAGCGTGTGCGACAAGCGGAATTTGTAGACCCGGACTCCGGCCAGATCACCGACTTTGGCTGCGCCGATCTCCGGATCATCCGCGATGGCGCGCACGGCCTCGTCGAGGGCCATTTTCCGGGACCGGTCGAGTTTCTTCGCCGCCCGGTCGAAGGTCGGCGTGACCTGCAGGCGCATCAGCCGAAAGTATATTCGCCGGCGGATTCCTCCTGATCGGCGATCAGGATATCGCGGATCAGCGCGAACGGCAGGTCTGGATTCTCTTCGGCGGTCTTGCCGATCATCGACCAGTGCTCGATCTGCTTGGGCACCGAACGGTGCTCGACGTGGGCATGGCGCCGAGCCTGTTCCACCAGGCGCTCGGACAGTTTGACGGTGACGGACATGGCGGCCTCCGGCGCAAAATCGCAGTATAGGCGCCAAAGGTGACTTTCAGGAACCTTCCGCCTGTTGGCTTGGCGCCGATAACAGGGGAGGAAAAACAGGTCGTTGAGCAGAACCGTTTTGTTGCGGGTTCCGCCGGAATGAACCAACCCGGTCAGGGCAAACCCGCCCGTATCCCTCCATACATCGCGGCACCGGGGACGCCGAGGATGTAGGTGTCGGAGGTCTGGTTGTTGGTGATGTTTTCGCCGCGGACGTAAAGGGTGAGGCGGGGATCGACGATGTAGTTCAGCGTCATGTTGATGAGTAGGGCGTCGCCTATGCGGATGTTGCGGCCATCGGAGTAGCTCGCGCCGCGGTAGATGGCTTCGCTCCAGAGGCGCAGGGGCCAGGTCTGGCCGCGCCATTCGGTCCAGAAGCGGCCGATGTTGTCGGGGCGGTGCGGCAGCGGGGCGCCGGTGTCCAGGTTTTCGTTCGAGCTCAAGGTGTAGTCGATGCCGCTGCTGAATTGCGCGTTCCAGGCCGTGGCGCCTTGCATCTCCAGTCCCATGATGCGGGTGTTGGGAATGTTTTCCGAGCGGTAGAGGCCGATCGGCAGCCGGGCCAGGATGATGAGATCGTCGAAGCGGTTGTAGTAGCCGGTCAGGGAAAGCTGGGTCGAGCCGGTGACGTCCCAGTTGAATCCCGCCTGGCCGCTGGCGCCATGCTCGGGACGCAGCGTGGGGTTGCCGATGAAGGGCGTGAGCAGTTCGGGGAAACTGGGCAGGCGGTAACCGATGCCGCCGTCCGCGAAGACGGCGAATTCGGGCAGTATCCGGTACTGACTGCCGGCGTGGAAGGTGGTGTGGACGCCGTACTGCTCGTAGCTGTCGGTACGGAAGCCGACCACGCCCGAGTAGCGGTCGGACTTCACTTCCAGGCGCCCGACGGCGGCGCCGGTGGCGCGCTGGCCGCGGTACCGTCCATCCGGCGTGGAGCCGTCCTCGTACCAGCCTTCGCCGCCCCAGGTCAGGCGCCAAGTGCCGGTATCCGGCGTGATCCACTGGTGCAGGTTCTCCCAGCGCGCCAGATAGGTGTGGGCGAGCATGCCGGTCTCGACGGTGCCGGAGCGGACCGTCTTCTGCTGCTGGGTGAAGCCGAACTGAAGCCCGCTCTGCCAATGGTCGTGGAGCGCGACGCGGCTGCGGTTCTGCGCCAGCCAGGTTTCCTGGTCGATGAAGGCGTTGGGGTCGTCCGCGAAATCGAGGACGTGCTCCGGTGTAAGGACGTACTTGCCGTAGCCGCTGTGGGAGTCGGAATACACCAGGCTGCTCTCGGTTTCCCCCACATCGCCCAGTTTGGCGCTGCCGCGCAGGGTGGCGAGGCTGGCGTTGGCCGGTTTGCGGTAGCCGTCCCCGAATTGCGGATTGACATAGGGCGTGCCGTCGAAGAAATCGTCCCGGCTGTAGGTGCCGCTGATCCGGCCGTGGTCGCCGGCCCAGCTTCCGGCCACGGTATCGCGCAGAGCGCCGAAACTGCCGCCTTCGATGTGGGCCGAACCGGTGGTGGCGAGCAGGTCGCGGGTCGACAGCCGGATCAGTCCGCCCAGGGCATGGCTGCCGTAGAGCGCGGCACCGGAACCGCGGATCATCTCTGTATTCTCGAAGGCTTCCGCCGGCATCCCCGCGAGGTTGAACTGGCCGGTGTTGCTGATCGGCAGGGGGATGCCGTCGATCTGGATCAGGCCGTAGCCGCTGGCGCCGCGCAAGGTGAGGGAGGCCACCCCGCCGGCAGGCACCGTGAGCATGTTGAGGCTGGGAAAGCCCTGCAGCGTCTCTTCCAGCCCCCGTTTGCCGGAGCGGATCAGCGCCTGGTTGTCGAGGGCGGTGACGGCGTGGTCGTCGGTCTGGTGGCCGAAGGGATAGCTCAGGGTGCCGGACACCACCAGCGGGCTCAGGTGGACGATGGATTTCTGCTCGTCTTCCTTGAGCGTTTGCTCATTGGCCGTGGCCGACAGGCTTGCCATGGCCGTCAGCAAGCCGATGACTCCAGCCCGCAAGCTCATAGAGCGATTCTCCTTTCTTGTAGTTGTAAGTGGAATGCCTCGCCGCTCGGATCGCGCCGGCATATGGGGCCGAAGTCTATCCCGACCTGTTGAGAACCTCAATCTGCGCGTGGGATGGCGCCGATCCGCGGCACGGTGGGGCGGACGGCGGACCTTTCGGCTCCCGCTTCGGCTTCGCTCAGCGCAAGGCTCAGGACTGATGCCCGTGCCCTCTATCACAAATCACCGAAGAAATCATCATCCATTTGGATGATGTGCGGGAGGAAACCGCGGTGGTAGCTTGGCTGCCGTACGGGCCGGCGCTTCGCGAGCGCCGCACCGGCCCGGTCAGGAACGACAAAGATCGGGTGGAACCCGGCAATGAACGAGAAAACACCATGAACGTAGAGATGAACATGCCTTCTTTCAAGCCTTCGTGCTTCGCGGCCTCGGTCGTATCCCCGCTGCTGAGGGCGCGGCCGGCCATTTCCGAAGCGAGCAATCCGCAAACTTCCCGGGCCTTACTATGAACGCCGCTCATTTTCTCGACACGTCGCCGGGTGCTCCGGCCACACACGGCCGCTGTACCGAAGACGGTACTTTCGGTGAGGAGCAACACGCGGGTATGGGCCGTGTCGCCGCCCCCGGCGCCAGTGCGGGCGTGTGCCGCGATTTCGACATGGGGCGTGGAGCGCATCCCTACGCCGCGGTAAGCTTCGGGCCGGATGGCGCGCTGTATGGGACGACCTGGCGCGGCGGCAGCGCCGACCGCGGCACGGTGTTCCGGCTCGGCCTGGATGGCGCCTTCCGCGTGCTGCACGACTTCGACGGGGCGCACGGTTCGAATCCGTATGCCGCTCCGGCCTTCGGCCCCGACGGGACGCTCTACGGCACCACCGTGAACGGCGGCGATTCGGACCAGGGTACGGTCTACCGGATCGATTCCGCCGGACGCTTCGGCATCCTGCACGACTTCGAGCGCATGCACGGGGCGAACCACTACGCGCCCGTCAAGCTGGGACCGGACGGCGCCTTGTACGGCGCGGCCTGGACCGGCGCCCATGCGGGTCACGGCACCGTGTACCGGATCCATCCCGACGGCGGCTTCGGCGTCCTGCATCATTTCGACGGAACCGCCGGCGCCAACCCTTACGGCGCTCCGGCATTCGCGCCGGACGGAACCCTCTACGGCACCGCCTGGAGCGGCGGCGGCCTGGGGGCCGGTCTGGTGTACCGGATCGACCCGGGCGGCCGTTTCGGCGTAGTGCACACTTTCGACCTCAAGCGCGGCGCCAGTCCGTACGCCGGACTGATTGCCGGTCCGGACGGCGCGTTCTACGGCACCACCGTCGGCGGCGGGCGTTCGAACGCCGGCACGATCTACCGTCTCCTCCCCGACGGCCGTTTCGGCGTTTTGCACCACTTCGACGGGAAGGAGGGGGCCCAGCCCTTCGCCGCCGTGGCGTTCGGAAAAGGGGGACTTTACGGCACCACGCGCGGAGGCGGCCGCGCGGGCGCCGGGACCGTGTACTGCATCGGCCCTGACGGGCGTTTTGGCATCCTGCACGAATTCGATGGGGCTCAAGGGGCGTATCCCTACGCCGGCATCACCCTCGGTCCGGATGACACGCTCTACGGCACCACCGCTAACGGCGGCGGCTCCAGCATCGGCACGGTGTACCGGATCGACCCGGCCAACGGTTTCAGCGTGCTGCACGATTTCGAGCGGAGCCCCGGCATCTATCCGGGCCTCGCCGCGATTTTTGGGTTGTAGTGGCGGATCGCCTGCCGGCTCCGCCCACCGGTGGTAGCTCCGATTAGCGCAGCGTAATCGGAGGGAATGCTGTAGGGCGATGCCAAAGGCGATCCGCCACCCAATCCCCCAAGCCACACGATTTGTGGACTTGGCCGGCATGCGTGTTGTTTCGGGATGGCGGAACCCGGAGAAGCCGGTTCCGCCCTACGGCGGATACCGAAGGGCGATCCGCCAACGGCGTCCGGATGAGGCGCGCGCCTTTTTCGGATTGAAGGAACGGCGGGAAAAATAGTGTAATAGGTTCCGGTTCGGATCAGGGGCTGGCCGGTCAGGCGCTTTCGAGCCATTCGGGCAAATCGGGCGTCTCATGCGGAAGGCCTTATGAGCGGGAAAGATTCAAAGCCGGAAACCGTGCACACCGAAGGCCGGTGCGGCCCGGATTACGATGAGCTGGTTCAGGCCATTTACGAGTCAGCCCTGGATCCGGAGAGCTGGCAGAAAACGCTCGATCAGTTGCGCATCCACCTCGATGCGAGCGCGTTCAATCTGATCGGTTTCAAGCTGACCGACTACGCCAACCCGTTCCTGCTCAGCTACAACATCCCAAGCGATTACGGCAAGAACTACCAGGCTTACTGGGGCGAGCGCGACCTCTGGGTTCAGGCGGCACGCGACAAGAGCCTGGCCGAGGGCGGCCACACGCTCGCCGGCGGCATGCTGGTGGAGCGGCGGGAGCTGGTCCGGAGCGCGTTCTACAACGACTGGCTGGTGAACCAGAACATCGGCGATGTGCTTTGCAGCAATTTATGGGATGTGGAGTCCGATACGCCGCATGTCGTGCTCTGCTTCTTCCGCGGCGTCGGCTCGGAGGGTTTCGAGGAGGCAGACCGCCTGAGGCTGCAAAGCATCTCCAGGCACCTCAACCGGGCTTTTAGGATCGCTTTCCGGTTGGGTGTGCTGGAGCGCGGCGGCGTTCTCAAGGAGTCGGTGATCGCCGGGCTCAGCCATGCCGTTTTCGTGCTCGACGCCGGATGCAGGGTTCTGCATTGCAATCCGGCCGCCGAGCGGCTGCTGGATTCCCGGCCGGCGGCGATCAAGATCCGCCATGGCCGGGTCATCGCGCTCGGCACGCGCGCCTGCCCCGACTTCGACGAAGCCCTGAGTCTGGCGGATCAGGGCCGGCATGCGCGAGTCGCCTTCACCCTTGCCAAACCGGGGGAGGCGGGCGAAACGCTCAGCGCCCTGGTCGCCCCGCTGGGCGAAGTCTCCGTGCTGGGGCTGCCATCGCTGCATGCGCGCTATCTGCTGGTGATCGAGAATTGCCGCGGGATCAACGAAGACGCGCTGCGGTCGTTCTGCGGGCTGTTCCAACTGACCGCGGCGGAGCAGTCCGTGCTGCTCGGGCTGATGGATGAAGCGACGCCCGAGGCGATCGCGGCGACCCTGCGCGTGAGCGTCGCCACGGTCCGCTCCCACATCCAGCATATCCGCCAGAAAACCGGCGTCCGCCGCCTCGCCGAACTGGTCCGCATGGCACTGGCCGCCAGCCGTGCGCCGTGATCCCGGCTTCCGAGGCCGATTCCCGCTCGTTTTCAGAATCGCTTGGGCAGGCCGGCCTGTTTGAGCACGGCGTTTGCCGTATGGCGCGACTTGATCTTTTGGTCAACGGTGAAGTGGGTGCTAGTCTGGGGAGAAAACCAGATGTCGTGATCGCCTTTTCCTCCCCGGACGAAGTGACAGCCTGCTTCGAGCAATATCCGTTTGAGTTCAGGTGTGAAACTATTGCCCATCAGTGCATGGCCCGGTGCGCCACCGAAAATTTGCGGGCCAGAAGTTCGAATGGCACTTCAGGGCCTTCTGGATAGCTGTTCGCATCAAGCAGTTCTGGGACCAGGCTTTCCAATTTCGATGACAAGGCTTCCAGTGTTTCGGCTTCTGTGGCGAGGCCTGCTACGTCGTCGGACGTCGCTACCCAGACTTCCGCCTCGTCGTCCCATTCGGCCCGAATAAAAAGGATCTTGCGCATGTTTTGCTCCTGTTCAGCAGATCGGCTGCTGGTTCATTCTAAGCCGGGAGTCTCCTCATGTGTTCGATCGCAAGGAAATCGTTTCAATCGCCCCAAATGCTCCGTCTGCGCCAGCAGCGCCGGCAGCACGATCATGCTGCACAAGAGCGTGGCGAAGATGCCGATGCTCAGCATGATCCCCATGCTGGCCATGCCGAGATGGGGCGACACCGCGAGGTTGCCGAAGCCGCTGATGTTGGTGAGCGCGCTCAGCACGACGGCCAGGGCGGTGCTGGTGTGCAGGAGGATGCCGTCCTTCGGCGGTGCGGTGCGGAAGCGGTGGACCATGTGGATGCAGTTGTCCACCCCCATGCCGAAGACCAGCGGCAGGGCGATGATGTTGGCGAAGTTGAAGGGAACCTTCGCCAGCGCCATGGCCGCCCCCGTCAGCAGGGAAGCCAGCAGCAGCGGCAGCAGGACCAGCAGCACGTCGATCGTTTTCTCCATGGTCAGGAACAGGATCACGGTGATCGCCACGATGGCGTAGGCGAAGGCCTGCAGGAAGGCCGTCACTACGGCGTCGCTGGATTCGAGGAACAGCACCGGCACCCCGGTGGCATGCGGCACCACCTGCCGGACCTGGTCCACGAACCGGCGCATGGCTTGCGGGTCGTGGAGGTCCTCTTTCGGCCGGATTTCGACCCGCTGGACGCCATCCTTGGTGATCCAGCGGGAGCGGAAGTCGTCCGGCAGGTCGCCGATGTCGACCCGGCGGGCTTTCAGAGTATCCGCCAGCCGGTCCAACTGGCTGCCGAGCCGGCCCACCAGGGCCTGCGACACCCGCGCCACGGCTTCGGTGCGGGCCTCGCCCTGCGTGGACTGGATGCGTTCGGCCAGCTGGGCCTGCTGTGCGGCGAGGCGGAAGCCGGCCGGCGCGTCGGCGGCGTCGGGGTGGGCCGAGAGGTGAGCCGTGAGGGTCGCCAGGAACCGGAGCACGGCTGCGGCCTCCTCGTCGGGCGCGGGCCGCGGCTTGGTGTCGCCCGATGCCGGCTGCGGCCCCAGGGTCAGCGCCATCTGGTCGATCAGGTCCAGTTTTTCGTCCTGGTCTTCCGGCACGAAATCCTCGAGCGTCAGGACCTTGTCCACGACCGGCAGGCTTTCCAGCCGCTGTTTCATGGCCGCCGCTTCTCCGCCGTCCCTGGCCAGCGCCGCCAGGAACCACGGTGAATCGGAGCCGTCGGCCAGCAGTTCGCGGAAGGTCCGGACCGACTCGGCGGTGGGGTCCTGGAGGTTGAGCGGATTCTGGTCGAAGCGCGCCGACTTCAGTTGTACGAAGGCGAGGGCGGCGACGATGGCCGCGGCGATCAGAACGCTCCGCGAATGGCGCAGCGGAAACGTCAGGAGATTCCGCTGCCAGCGCGGC encodes the following:
- a CDS encoding MMPL family transporter: MIHRKIRLRTRIDRLLSVWFYFSMRHAVAVILISILAAAAAVNYTIHNLRINTYPGNVLSDELPWRQDKLAYERAFPQFRDSIVIVLDAPTPDQARDAAARLYHRLREDSAQFEWVFYPPESGFFRENGLLFDDAADLEKLSDHLAKVQPFLAEVSADRSLRGVFSLLERALRTGEDKDIDFATVFDRIASALRGHLDGSGTPLSWIELMAGEDAKPADRRVLLEVMPRIEYSSLAPGENLMAAIRRTGKELRLEESGVTMRLTGAAALSVDELKSASIGAQMASLGSFLGVSLVMLIGLRSLWLVLTVQIGLVLGLIFTAAFAAVALGQLNLISVAFSVMYIGIGADYAIYLSLRYRELASRSHSHRSALKRAVRHVGGSLEIGTLTTAVGFFCFVPTSYRGVAELGIISGAGMFISLLVTLAILPAFLGLRRPSRYLGPHAGHTEPPRWQRNLLTFPLRHSRSVLIAAAIVAALAFVQLKSARFDQNPLNLQDPTAESVRTFRELLADGSDSPWFLAALARDGGEAAAMKQRLESLPVVDKVLTLEDFVPEDQDEKLDLIDQMALTLGPQPASGDTKPRPAPDEEAAAVLRFLATLTAHLSAHPDAADAPAGFRLAAQQAQLAERIQSTQGEARTEAVARVSQALVGRLGSQLDRLADTLKARRVDIGDLPDDFRSRWITKDGVQRVEIRPKEDLHDPQAMRRFVDQVRQVVPHATGVPVLFLESSDAVVTAFLQAFAYAIVAITVILFLTMEKTIDVLLVLLPLLLASLLTGAAMALAKVPFNFANIIALPLVFGMGVDNCIHMVHRFRTAPPKDGILLHTSTALAVVLSALTNISGFGNLAVSPHLGMASMGIMLSIGIFATLLCSMIVLPALLAQTEHLGRLKRFPCDRTHEETPGLE